GTGCGCGCGCTCGGCCTCGAGCCCCATCCCGAGGGCGGTCACTTCCGGCAGACCTACCGCTCCGGCAACCGGGTCGGCGCCTCCGATGGCCGTTCCCGCTCCGCCCTGACCCACATCTGGTTCCTCCTGGCCGCCGGCGAGTGCAGCCGGTGGCACCGCCTGGCCTCCGACGAGGTCTGGCACTTCCACGAGGGCGACCCCCTCGAGCTCCTGACCGTCGCGTCGGGGGCGCTCGCCGTGGAGCGGCGGCGCCTGGGCCCGGCCGGGACCTCCTCCGCACCCGCCCTCGCGGTGCCGGCGGGCACCTGGCAGGCCGCCCGGCCGGGGGGGGCCTACACCCTGGCGAGCTGCGTCGTCGCCCCGGGCTTCGAGTACGCCGACTTCGAGCTGCTGGCCGACCGCCCGGCCGAGCGGGAGCGGCTGGGCCGGGCCGGCGTGGACCTCGGCGACCTCCTCTGAACGGCGGCTGCAACCTTTTCGCGTCGGGTTACGTCCTACAGATGTAGTTGTCACCGCCGTCATCGCCGTACCGCAGCCGCCACCGGAGGTTGGACCGTGCATCGTGGCGTCCTGATCGGGGCCCGGGCGGGCCTCGTCCTCGGCACCCTCGCGGCCTGCCGCCTGGCGCAGGCCCAGAGTCACCCCACTCCTCCCCCCCGGGCCGTCGCGGCCCGGATC
The nucleotide sequence above comes from Gemmatimonadales bacterium. Encoded proteins:
- a CDS encoding cupin domain-containing protein, yielding MTGRAAELVRALGLEPHPEGGHFRQTYRSGNRVGASDGRSRSALTHIWFLLAAGECSRWHRLASDEVWHFHEGDPLELLTVASGALAVERRRLGPAGTSSAPALAVPAGTWQAARPGGAYTLASCVVAPGFEYADFELLADRPAERERLGRAGVDLGDLL